GTACAAAATTATAGCTCTCTTTGACCAATAGGGATCTTCTGGCCGATGAGGTTTTTCACTTTTATAACCCAAACGACTTGTCATCTGATGATGTTTCCTTGTTCTTCTTAATTCTTCATGTCGAAGCATAAATTTTCAGTCAAAATACCAACAACATATACCAACAACAGAATACCTTGAcagaaaaaatacaacaaaagaaacgaaCTAGCGCTGTTGCTATAGATTACTTTACTATTTATTCTTATCAACTAAAATATAACTGTGGAATCATAAAAGTGACCTCATAAGAGTTTtagttcacaatctgcgatagtttacaaattaaaatagttcggcaggtcgattttaacacttttgcctgaagtttttaatacagaatcttcaagtgaaatgttcagtgaacttcagccgaattatggctcataaaaaaaacgcgatttttttcacatgacaaggtagaaaacaaactgtacaaggcaagtgtttttttaaatgaacgacagtcGAATTCACCGAcacatgaagatcgctcgggatgacagcgccgcaaaactgcagtgactgatgtgactttctactcaacgtatcggaaaagatatcagagcgagctcttatttttttcactcgaaggccggccgatgtagtttctgaggctcGCTTTACTGtaatgaccggagatcgccatgctaagcgagccgcgatggacttcagcatgatcatatttgctcagacaccgtcatgattaatatgaattttaataGTTATGtcagtttgattatatttttcataatttctgttttgttctgttttgtttttgaactcatAACTTTATATACTaaacgagtgttagctgtgttttatttttattcccgttcgtaagcttgcaatctaactgagcgtgaaaatctttaaaactcggaatgtctattttgtttttcctttgaggattttcgtagctgctcacgttttaataatgtaaattacggcgcctgatatgtttacaaacctttgtttggttcttctgttgctacttgccggctcgcttgttccgaaatttcactttcaattatcggaaaaaagctaaaaagaagtcccggaaaaggtcgaacatagtacaatttggcagatggcatgacagctttagctcagttctatgctctatactctcgtagagcacgctctttcaaccaatgacagcgcgcgttatatccgaactttattataaatccGCCTAAAAAGCACCTAACTCCCGTTTTAgggctgaaaaagaaagaaaactgcacCAGACAACAATTCCACAAATTACGATTTTAATAAGCAATCGATTTTACACTACATGCATGTCAAATGAATACTTCCTTGCGGTATAATGTAAAATTACAATGATGTTTTTCACATTCAAAAAACTGCTTATGGTTTCAACGCAGTCTCAAAGATCGTATCGAGCGGGTCAATACTATTTTAATCTGGCAAAGATCTCCTTCATGTGTCTACGTTAAACCACTTTATGTTGGTATTACGAAACTATCAATCTTCATCTAATAAATTATATAACTATAACCATTTCAAAATCTTTCACCTTGCCTGAAATTTTTCGAATACCCCttttaaatgtaattacaaGGAATATTTTGTGATTTAGCACCAACTGTTACCTTAAGCTCAATAGAATTATGCAATTCTCATTTTCACATATTGCTAACACTAACAAATAACAGTCGCTTTCCATCtttttaaaagtacatttttaCTATTAAAACACCTTTTACTGCTGAACCGTgcttataaataaatatatacatgtcTATATATCACGGTGCAACTAATGAAAGTCGGACGATACTGATAATCAGATCGGTAAAAAATCCTCCCAACCTTCcattctttctcaaatttttttgcaccCTCAAATATCTTTTTATAGATTTTGAAGTGGGATATCGATTGGATTTATAGAGTTCTGAGCCCTACGGAAAATTATTACTAATATGCTTGTTCTAACCTCAGGCATTCGTACAGCATAGATTATAGGATTTATCAACGAGTTGGCCACTACAAATGTTATTACTAccattaaataattaaatgataacTGATTGGAGAAGCTTAAAACAAACTCGGGACTGGAAGCCCAAGAACCCCAGTAAACAATCTCTGGCAGGAACGTTATTAACGATCCAAAAGTGACAAGGAATAAAGTacccgtcagttttctttccctcaCACCGGCTGCACAATGATGGCGAGGATGATTGCCACGGACTTTGAGACAGATAGAAGTATAACACACGACGACAACAAAAAGTACggtaaaataaaatgcaaaaacgaTTATTGCATAATAGGCGAAGAAAATAGTAAGGGGCACTATTCCTGATGATATCGAGTTCATGACGGTGGGTACCAACCAAATAACCGTTATAATCACTCCATAAACCCATTTCATAATGAAACGATGCTTGAAAGGACGAAATGTAGCGTGTACTCGTTCTAATGAAATGACAGCAAGGTtaagaaaggaaacttgataaaCTTGAAAACCTAAAACAGTTTCTAGCATACGTAACCAAGTGATAAAAGATCTATGGTACTCCCACAGATCACAAATGCTTCCGCACCATTCAATCATCAGAGGCCCGTGCACCAACCCGACCAATAGATCGACCATGGTCTGATGGATGATCAAGTATTTACTCCGGCGCTGTGGCTGGCGCTGCTTCACAAATGCAATGATGATTATGGCATTGAGGATGACAATTGTCAGACATTCAGTGCCTAATAAAGCTAACCACGGAATACATTGTAATGGAGGAGGCGGTGGATAGTGGATTGTGTCATTATAGGTACTATTGTTGGTACTGATAGACATCGAGTTACACTGGAACCTGTGGGAGCCAACCAAATGACCTGAACAGGAAAGAAACGTCTATAATGTAAAAGTATAGACCAAAGTTCTTGATATCATGCTAGTTACGTTATATGTGTCGGTACCCGAGTTAAAATGAACTTTCGTAATCTGCCTGGTTAACTGCAGGGGTTTTGGGTGCTCGATTAAAAGAGAGTGCGC
This region of Pocillopora verrucosa isolate sample1 chromosome 3, ASM3666991v2, whole genome shotgun sequence genomic DNA includes:
- the LOC136279328 gene encoding melanocortin receptor 5-like — encoded protein: MSISTNNSTYNDTIHYPPPPPLQCIPWLALLGTECLTIVILNAIIIIAFVKQRQPQRRSKYLIIHQTMVDLLVGLVHGPLMIEWCGSICDLWEYHRSFITWLRMLETVLGFQVYQVSFLNLAVISLERVHATFRPFKHRFIMKWVYGVIITVIWLVPTVMNSISSGIVPLTIFFAYYAIIVFAFYFTVLFVVVVCYTSICLKVRGNHPRHHCAAGVRERKLTGTLFLVTFGSLITFLPEIVYWGSWASSPEFVLSFSNQLSFNYLMVVITFVVANSLINPIIYAVRMPEVRTSILVIIFRRAQNSINPIDIPLQNL